Proteins from one Pelosinus sp. IPA-1 genomic window:
- a CDS encoding MFS transporter: MYKLKTWNPEDPIFWEQEGKKIANRNLWISVPALLISFCIWMLWSVVAVNLNSAGFSFSAEQLFNLAALPGLSGATLRIFYAFVVPVFGGRNWTVISTASLLIPAIGIGYAVQDTTTSYTTMVILAVLCGLGGGNFASSMGNINFFFPKKQKGTALGINGGLGNVGVSVVQFVAPLVITCGIFGSMGGEPQIIMNGGVGKSIWLQNAAFIWIIPIVLITVAAFFGMNNLETAKASVREQFTIFKCKHMWVMSFIYTIAFGSFIGYSAVFPLLIKFQFSGINPLQYAFLGPLVGALSRPIGGWAADKYGGARVSFWSIFVMIGATLGVIFFMNHHNFIAFFIMALILFVTSGAASGSTFGMLSKIFNPKEAAPAIGFISAVAAYGAFFVPKAFGWSTQATGSPSMALYGFIAFYIISLFVIYHYYNRRDAEIKC; this comes from the coding sequence TTGTATAAGCTGAAAACATGGAATCCAGAAGACCCTATATTCTGGGAACAGGAGGGGAAAAAAATTGCGAACCGGAATTTATGGATTTCGGTTCCCGCACTATTAATATCTTTTTGTATTTGGATGTTATGGTCAGTAGTTGCCGTTAATCTTAATAGTGCAGGGTTTAGCTTTAGTGCCGAGCAGTTATTTAACTTAGCCGCTTTACCAGGATTATCAGGGGCAACATTACGTATCTTTTATGCTTTTGTAGTACCTGTTTTTGGGGGACGAAATTGGACTGTCATTAGTACTGCATCACTTTTAATTCCTGCCATTGGTATTGGCTATGCGGTGCAGGATACTACCACAAGCTATACAACCATGGTTATATTGGCCGTATTATGTGGCTTAGGCGGAGGAAATTTTGCATCATCTATGGGGAATATTAACTTCTTTTTTCCAAAAAAACAGAAGGGAACGGCTCTTGGAATAAATGGGGGCTTGGGTAATGTAGGTGTTAGTGTAGTACAGTTTGTAGCGCCTCTTGTGATTACCTGTGGGATTTTTGGCAGTATGGGTGGTGAGCCTCAAATTATAATGAATGGTGGGGTTGGCAAATCCATTTGGTTACAAAATGCTGCTTTTATATGGATTATTCCCATTGTATTGATTACCGTGGCTGCTTTTTTCGGTATGAATAATTTGGAGACAGCAAAAGCATCAGTTCGTGAACAATTCACTATATTCAAATGTAAACATATGTGGGTTATGAGTTTTATCTATACCATTGCTTTTGGGTCTTTTATCGGTTATTCTGCAGTGTTTCCTCTACTGATCAAATTTCAATTTTCAGGTATTAATCCTTTGCAATATGCCTTTTTAGGGCCTCTAGTGGGTGCCCTCTCTCGTCCCATCGGAGGATGGGCCGCTGATAAATACGGCGGGGCGCGGGTCAGCTTTTGGTCTATTTTTGTTATGATAGGTGCCACCTTAGGCGTTATCTTCTTTATGAACCATCATAATTTTATCGCATTTTTTATCATGGCATTAATTTTGTTTGTTACTTCTGGAGCGGCGAGTGGCTCTACCTTTGGAATGCTTTCTAAGATCTTTAATCCGAAAGAAGCAGCACCAGCCATTGGATTTATTTCAGCAGTTGCTGCGTATGGCGCATTTTTTGTTCCTAAAGCTTTTGGTTGGTCAACACAGGCTACGGGATCGCCATCCATGGCCTTATATGGTTTTATTGCCTTTTACATAATCAGTCTATTTGTAATTTATCATTATTACAATCGTAGAGATGCAGAGATAAAATGTTAA
- the asrA gene encoding anaerobic sulfite reductase subunit AsrA, with protein sequence MAYKVTGLKFNQYLKELGKEYHIFAPVGLSGKGAFTDTDSVRYQKITSLEEIELSIKSNFSAKEILLPITETLFYFSEDNWTEPKIHDKKILLFLRSCDIHGIKRLDDIYLKNGCEDPYYKVLREKVRFCLIECQESFSNCFCVSMNTNITEEYDMFIHVEDSFVYVGINNKELDRLDEKVVDLSPRFVMENKIKVSLPEAVTTGLTESSIWEEYSSRCIGCGRCSFVCPTCSCFSMQDIFYKENKNMGERRRVWSSCMVDGFTDMAGGHAFRKKQGERMRFRVMHKLHDYKKRFGYHMCVGCGRCDDACPEYISISHCANKLNHVVEEKK encoded by the coding sequence ATGGCATATAAAGTAACAGGATTAAAATTTAATCAGTACTTAAAAGAATTAGGAAAGGAGTATCACATTTTTGCTCCAGTAGGACTCTCTGGAAAAGGGGCTTTTACCGACACGGACTCTGTTAGATATCAGAAAATAACAAGCTTGGAAGAGATAGAACTATCGATAAAGTCTAATTTTTCGGCAAAAGAAATTCTTTTGCCTATAACTGAGACTTTGTTTTATTTTAGCGAGGACAATTGGACAGAACCTAAGATTCATGACAAAAAAATACTGCTGTTTTTGAGAAGTTGTGACATACATGGCATAAAAAGACTTGATGATATTTATTTGAAAAATGGATGTGAGGATCCTTATTATAAAGTACTTCGTGAAAAAGTCAGATTCTGTCTTATCGAGTGTCAAGAAAGCTTTTCAAACTGTTTTTGCGTTAGTATGAATACGAATATTACAGAAGAATATGACATGTTTATCCATGTCGAGGATAGTTTTGTATATGTAGGAATTAATAATAAAGAGTTGGATCGGCTAGATGAAAAGGTAGTCGATCTCTCTCCACGTTTTGTAATGGAAAATAAAATAAAGGTATCGTTACCAGAAGCGGTAACAACTGGACTAACTGAGTCTTCAATTTGGGAAGAATACTCCTCGCGATGTATTGGTTGTGGAAGATGCAGCTTCGTCTGTCCAACGTGTAGTTGTTTTTCAATGCAGGACATCTTTTATAAAGAAAATAAAAACATGGGGGAGCGAAGACGAGTTTGGTCTTCCTGTATGGTTGATGGTTTTACCGATATGGCAGGGGGGCATGCTTTCCGTAAAAAGCAAGGAGAGCGCATGCGGTTTAGAGTGATGCATAAGCTTCATGATTATAAAAAACGCTTTGGTTATCATATGTGCGTCGGATGTGGCAGATGCGACGATGCGTGTCCAGAATATATATCAATTTCCCATTGTGCAAATAAGTTGAACCATGTAGTGGAGGAGAAAAAATGA
- a CDS encoding HPP family protein, translated as MHTTSRQILYRKLNFKHISWSSIGSVSTIAIIAYLSTITGYAFLIPPFGATCYIVFSIPDSAFAQPRSIIGGHVLAVFVGLLCSFIFGSNWWSQGIAIGAIVAGMHLIRVNHPPAAATTMLLTLRDYNNWNVFYTVLIGSVMIAVVAVVFNKYVLKHKYPHYWW; from the coding sequence ATGCATACTACTTCGCGGCAAATATTATATCGCAAATTAAACTTTAAGCACATTAGTTGGTCTTCTATAGGAAGTGTTTCTACGATTGCTATTATCGCATATTTATCGACAATTACAGGATATGCTTTTCTAATTCCTCCTTTTGGTGCAACGTGTTACATCGTTTTTTCCATTCCAGATAGTGCATTTGCTCAGCCGCGAAGTATTATTGGCGGACATGTTCTTGCTGTTTTTGTAGGGTTACTCTGCTCATTTATCTTTGGGTCAAATTGGTGGTCTCAGGGTATAGCAATAGGAGCCATTGTCGCTGGCATGCATCTAATTCGTGTAAATCATCCACCAGCCGCAGCCACCACAATGCTGCTGACATTACGAGACTACAATAATTGGAATGTCTTTTATACGGTATTGATTGGTAGCGTCATGATTGCAGTTGTAGCAGTGGTTTTTAATAAATATGTATTAAAACACAAATATCCTCATTATTGGTGGTAA
- the asrC gene encoding sulfite reductase subunit C, with protein MSMDINTKILKKNAFRITKERDKTAVRIRVPGGEMAVKYLETVRHVAETFGNGTIHITTRQGFEIPGIRIEKMAEVNTIIQSLIEGLEINQTHSNSGYPAAGTRNVAACIGSRVCQFANYDTSAFAQRIEKVIFPNDYHVKIALTGCPNDCIKARMNDFGIIGMNEPQYDSYRCIGCQACVKTCKKKSAGALKVENFKVIRNSDKCIGCGECVLKCPTGAWTRSSEKLYQLVIMGRTGRKNPRIAQPFIKWINEESILEILKNTYDYVHQYIDKEAPGGKEHVGYIVDRTGYQIFKTWVLKDVNLNNEAQVAEYIYW; from the coding sequence ATGAGTATGGATATAAATACTAAAATTTTGAAAAAGAATGCCTTTCGTATAACAAAGGAAAGAGATAAGACTGCTGTTCGGATAAGAGTCCCAGGAGGAGAAATGGCAGTCAAATATCTAGAGACGGTTAGGCATGTAGCTGAAACATTTGGTAATGGTACCATTCATATAACAACACGACAAGGTTTTGAAATTCCAGGTATTCGTATAGAGAAAATGGCAGAGGTGAATACCATAATCCAAAGTCTGATCGAAGGACTTGAGATTAACCAAACCCATTCAAATTCAGGGTATCCTGCAGCGGGTACTAGAAATGTAGCAGCTTGTATTGGTAGTCGGGTATGTCAGTTTGCTAATTATGATACAAGTGCTTTTGCTCAAAGAATAGAGAAAGTGATATTCCCCAATGACTATCATGTGAAAATTGCCCTTACCGGTTGTCCTAATGATTGCATTAAGGCAAGAATGAATGATTTTGGCATTATTGGCATGAACGAACCACAATATGATTCTTATCGGTGTATCGGCTGCCAAGCATGTGTAAAAACATGTAAAAAGAAATCTGCTGGTGCATTGAAGGTTGAAAACTTCAAGGTGATCAGGAATTCTGATAAATGTATTGGCTGTGGAGAATGTGTGCTAAAGTGTCCAACAGGGGCTTGGACGAGAAGTTCAGAAAAATTATATCAGCTTGTAATTATGGGGAGAACGGGTAGAAAAAATCCGAGAATTGCTCAACCATTTATCAAATGGATTAATGAAGAAAGTATTTTAGAGATACTTAAGAATACCTACGACTATGTTCATCAATATATCGATAAAGAAGCACCAGGGGGAAAAGAGCATGTAGGGTACATTGTTGATCGTACTGGCTATCAAATATTTAAAACTTGGGTATTAAAAGATGTAAATTTAAATAATGAGGCACAGGTAGCAGAATATATCTATTGGTAA
- the narH gene encoding nitrate reductase subunit beta, whose product MKIKAQIAMVINLDKCIGCHTCSVTCKNTWTNREGAEYMWFNNVETKPGIGYPMEWENQEKYKGGWELQDGKLRLKGGSRLAKLLLKLFHNPDMPTLDDYYEPWTYDYEKLINSPTKRYQPVARPKSIITGRNMDLKWGPNWEDDLAGAHQTGTKDPNVVKMQEKVKFEFEQTFMAYLPRLCEHCLNPGCVAACPSGAIYKREEDGIVLVDQDACRSWRMCMTGCPYKKVYFNWQTHKAEKCIFCFPRVESGQPTVCSETCSGRVRYMGVILYDADRVKEAASTSNEQELYQAQLSVFLDPADPEVIAKARLDGIREDWLEDAKRSPIYDLAVRYGIALPLHPEFRTMPMVWYIPPLSPIVSVAKEQGVNENLFPLLDDMRIPIEYLANILTAGNTKAVKSALGKLLAMRTYMRSINTNQKVDKDKLREVGLDEIAVERMYRLLAIAKYEDRFVIPTSHQENYVNVYKQQGSCGYSLPQGSACYGIRGEDDGR is encoded by the coding sequence TTGAAGATTAAAGCACAAATAGCTATGGTAATTAACTTAGATAAATGTATTGGCTGTCATACTTGCAGTGTGACCTGTAAAAATACTTGGACAAATCGTGAAGGCGCTGAGTATATGTGGTTTAATAATGTGGAAACCAAGCCAGGTATTGGGTATCCCATGGAATGGGAAAATCAAGAAAAGTATAAGGGGGGCTGGGAATTACAGGATGGTAAACTCAGGCTCAAAGGCGGTAGCCGCTTAGCAAAGTTATTACTTAAATTATTCCACAATCCCGATATGCCTACCCTTGATGATTATTACGAACCTTGGACATATGATTATGAGAAATTAATTAACAGTCCTACAAAGCGCTACCAGCCAGTAGCTCGGCCAAAATCAATAATTACTGGTAGAAATATGGACTTAAAGTGGGGGCCAAACTGGGAAGATGATCTAGCCGGTGCCCATCAAACCGGTACTAAAGATCCGAATGTAGTCAAGATGCAGGAAAAAGTTAAATTTGAGTTTGAACAAACTTTCATGGCCTATTTGCCAAGACTTTGTGAGCATTGCTTAAATCCTGGCTGTGTGGCTGCGTGTCCTTCAGGCGCCATTTACAAGCGGGAAGAAGATGGGATTGTTTTGGTGGACCAAGATGCTTGTCGAAGTTGGCGTATGTGTATGACTGGATGTCCCTATAAAAAGGTTTATTTTAACTGGCAAACTCATAAAGCGGAAAAATGTATTTTTTGTTTTCCAAGGGTGGAGTCAGGTCAACCTACTGTTTGCTCGGAAACTTGTTCAGGCCGTGTTCGGTATATGGGAGTCATATTGTATGATGCTGACAGAGTAAAAGAGGCAGCATCTACTAGCAATGAACAGGAGTTATATCAAGCGCAGCTTAGTGTATTTTTAGATCCTGCTGATCCTGAAGTGATTGCGAAGGCTCGCTTAGATGGTATTCGTGAAGATTGGTTAGAAGATGCAAAACGTTCTCCTATTTATGATTTAGCCGTCCGATACGGTATAGCCCTGCCATTACATCCTGAATTTCGCACCATGCCAATGGTATGGTATATACCGCCTCTTAGCCCGATTGTAAGTGTGGCAAAGGAGCAAGGCGTAAATGAGAATCTATTTCCGCTACTAGATGATATGCGTATTCCTATCGAATACTTAGCGAATATCTTAACGGCTGGTAATACAAAAGCAGTTAAGTCGGCCTTAGGTAAGCTGCTAGCTATGCGTACCTATATGCGATCAATCAACACAAACCAAAAAGTCGACAAGGATAAGCTAAGAGAGGTCGGCCTTGATGAAATTGCTGTAGAGCGTATGTATCGCCTTCTAGCTATTGCAAAATATGAGGATCGTTTTGTAATTCCCACATCACATCAAGAAAATTACGTTAATGTATATAAACAGCAAGGTAGCTGCGGTTATTCCCTGCCCCAAGGGAGCGCATGCTATGGTATTAGAGGTGAAGACGATGGTAGATAA
- a CDS encoding nitrate reductase subunit alpha, with amino-acid sequence MNKKELPLWKKLNFFKTKERSQDGWSQVVADDRESEGIYRKRWSYDKVVRTTHGVNCTGSCSWKVFVKDGIITSENQQTDYPSTGPDMPEFEPRGCPRGASFSWYVYSPLRIKYPYIRRQLLALWREAVENSKGNLVKAWSSIVEDTDKAKLYKQVRGKGGFVRAEWQEVNEIMSAMLLYTIITYGPDRIAGFTPIPAMSMVSYAAGSRFLSLLGAPMLSFYDWYADLPPASPQIWGEQTDVPESSDWYNAGYIIMWGSNVPMTRTPDAHFMTEVRYKGTKVVAVSPDYAENVKFADNWLPVNPGSDAALAQAMTHVILKEFYIEKQEEYFLDYAKQFTDMPFLVLIEKNDTEYTPGRFARASDLGLVGNKGEWKPVLWDVVQDGFATPKGTIGQRWDSTGQWNLKMESEVGDTLSPLLTLLGQEDEQICVNLPEFTEGGTGVVKRGIPVKLIMKNGKLLRVTTVFDLMLAQYGIDRGLPGKYPIDYYDEATYTPAWQKKHTNVETELVIQIAREFAQNAADTKGRSMIIMGAGINHWFNGDTIYRSILNLVILTGCQGVNGGGWAHYVGQEKCRPIEGWGTVAFARDWSMPPRLQNATSFFYFATNQWQYETHSMEGLKSPTVAKSRYSHPADYNVLAARLGWMPSYPQFSQNSLQLSTEASEAGAETTEEVISHVVKKLKDRKMSFAVEDPDNVKNHPRGLFVWRSNLISSSGKGHEYFLKYLLGTSHGLLSEPNEDLRPEEVHWNNTPPEGKLDLLVNLDFRMAGTALYSDIVLPAATWYEKTDLSSTDMHPFVHPFNPAINPPWEAKSDWDIFKDLAKTFSAMAKEYLPEVQQDIVAVPLMHDSPGEIAQPFGKVLDWRKGEVEAIPGKTMPNMVIVERDYKEIYNKFTSLGPLLEKNPVGAHGIAFPVKEQYEELKKINGKNMVPGVAFARPSIETARQAAEAILTLSSATNGKLAMKAWEDAEKKTGMELKNISAGRAGEKFTFNDITVQPRQVIPTPVFTGSNKGDKRYSPFTTSIDHLMPFRTLTGRQHFYIDHEIMLEFGEAMPTYKPTLSPVLFAGKEYKPEAEGKEIVLRYLTPHGKWNIHSTYQDNLHMLTLFRGGPHVWVNHQDALQADLKDNDWVEVYNRNGVVSARVVVSHRMPRGTLYMYHAQDKHINVPGSSITGQRGGTHNSPTRVHVKPTQCIGGYAQLSYGFNYYGPIGNQRDIYVAVRKLKEVSWLED; translated from the coding sequence ATGAATAAAAAAGAATTACCATTATGGAAAAAACTGAATTTCTTTAAAACAAAAGAAAGATCGCAGGATGGCTGGAGTCAAGTAGTTGCAGATGACAGAGAATCCGAAGGGATATATCGTAAACGTTGGAGTTATGACAAAGTCGTGCGTACTACCCATGGGGTAAACTGTACAGGATCTTGTAGTTGGAAGGTTTTTGTGAAGGACGGTATTATTACCTCAGAAAATCAGCAGACGGATTACCCTTCTACAGGGCCTGATATGCCAGAATTTGAGCCGCGTGGCTGTCCGAGAGGTGCAAGTTTTTCCTGGTATGTATATAGCCCTCTTAGGATCAAATATCCCTATATTCGTCGTCAACTATTGGCCTTATGGCGTGAGGCGGTAGAAAATAGTAAGGGCAATTTAGTGAAAGCTTGGAGTTCCATAGTAGAAGATACTGATAAAGCAAAACTATATAAACAAGTACGGGGGAAGGGTGGTTTTGTACGCGCAGAATGGCAAGAGGTTAATGAAATCATGTCAGCGATGCTGTTATATACCATTATCACTTATGGACCTGACCGTATTGCTGGCTTTACGCCCATACCTGCCATGTCTATGGTAAGTTATGCCGCTGGGTCTCGATTTTTATCCCTATTAGGTGCTCCTATGTTAAGTTTTTACGATTGGTATGCTGATTTGCCCCCTGCATCACCTCAGATATGGGGGGAACAAACGGATGTGCCGGAAAGTAGTGACTGGTATAACGCAGGGTATATCATAATGTGGGGATCCAATGTACCAATGACTCGGACACCTGACGCCCATTTTATGACGGAAGTCCGATATAAAGGTACGAAGGTGGTAGCCGTTAGTCCAGATTATGCGGAAAATGTGAAATTTGCTGATAATTGGCTTCCAGTTAATCCAGGCTCAGATGCGGCCTTAGCCCAGGCTATGACCCATGTCATTTTGAAAGAGTTTTATATTGAGAAACAAGAAGAATATTTTTTGGATTACGCTAAACAGTTTACGGATATGCCATTTTTGGTGCTTATTGAAAAAAATGATACGGAATATACTCCAGGCCGATTCGCACGGGCTAGTGATCTTGGGTTAGTAGGGAATAAAGGAGAGTGGAAACCAGTATTATGGGATGTAGTACAAGATGGCTTCGCTACTCCGAAGGGAACCATTGGCCAACGTTGGGATAGTACAGGACAATGGAATTTAAAAATGGAGAGTGAAGTTGGTGACACTCTATCCCCATTATTAACACTCCTAGGGCAAGAAGATGAGCAAATCTGTGTGAATCTTCCTGAATTTACGGAAGGTGGCACTGGAGTTGTTAAACGGGGTATCCCTGTTAAATTAATCATGAAAAATGGTAAGCTACTACGAGTCACAACTGTATTTGATCTTATGTTAGCTCAATATGGAATCGATCGCGGTCTGCCTGGAAAATATCCGATAGATTATTATGATGAAGCAACCTATACTCCAGCTTGGCAAAAGAAACATACGAATGTTGAGACAGAGTTGGTCATTCAGATAGCTAGAGAATTTGCTCAAAATGCTGCCGATACGAAAGGAAGATCCATGATTATCATGGGAGCGGGCATTAATCATTGGTTCAATGGAGATACCATTTATCGATCTATATTGAATTTGGTGATTCTAACTGGCTGCCAAGGGGTAAATGGAGGTGGCTGGGCTCATTATGTAGGGCAGGAAAAGTGTCGTCCAATAGAAGGATGGGGGACTGTGGCTTTTGCTCGCGACTGGTCAATGCCGCCACGCCTTCAGAATGCAACCTCCTTCTTTTACTTTGCTACCAATCAGTGGCAGTATGAAACCCATAGCATGGAAGGGCTAAAATCACCAACAGTAGCAAAAAGTCGCTACAGCCATCCGGCAGACTATAATGTATTGGCCGCTCGCCTCGGCTGGATGCCTTCATACCCTCAGTTTAGCCAAAATTCGTTACAACTAAGTACAGAGGCCAGTGAAGCAGGAGCCGAAACTACTGAAGAAGTCATTAGTCATGTCGTCAAAAAGTTAAAGGACAGAAAGATGTCTTTTGCGGTGGAAGATCCTGATAATGTAAAAAATCACCCTCGAGGATTATTTGTCTGGCGTTCTAATCTAATTTCTAGTTCTGGTAAGGGACATGAGTATTTTTTGAAATATCTACTGGGAACTTCCCATGGACTTTTATCAGAGCCCAATGAGGATTTAAGACCAGAGGAAGTTCATTGGAATAACACTCCTCCAGAAGGCAAGCTTGATTTATTGGTTAATTTAGACTTTCGCATGGCCGGTACCGCTCTTTATTCTGATATAGTATTACCTGCTGCTACTTGGTATGAAAAAACCGATTTAAGTAGTACCGATATGCATCCTTTTGTTCATCCATTCAATCCCGCGATTAATCCGCCATGGGAAGCCAAGTCTGATTGGGATATTTTCAAGGATTTGGCTAAGACTTTTTCCGCTATGGCGAAAGAATATCTACCTGAGGTACAACAAGATATTGTGGCAGTACCTCTTATGCATGACTCACCAGGAGAGATTGCTCAGCCCTTTGGTAAAGTGCTAGATTGGCGCAAGGGGGAAGTGGAGGCGATACCTGGTAAGACGATGCCCAATATGGTAATAGTAGAGCGAGATTATAAAGAAATTTATAATAAGTTTACTTCTCTTGGACCATTACTTGAAAAAAACCCAGTGGGTGCTCATGGCATTGCTTTTCCTGTTAAAGAACAATACGAAGAACTTAAAAAAATTAATGGAAAGAATATGGTGCCTGGTGTAGCTTTTGCGCGTCCTAGTATTGAGACAGCTCGTCAAGCGGCAGAAGCAATCCTTACTCTATCGAGTGCGACAAATGGCAAATTGGCTATGAAAGCCTGGGAAGATGCAGAAAAGAAAACAGGTATGGAACTTAAGAATATTAGCGCGGGTCGTGCAGGAGAAAAATTTACTTTTAATGACATTACGGTACAACCAAGGCAAGTCATTCCTACCCCTGTATTTACTGGCTCAAATAAAGGAGATAAACGCTATTCCCCCTTTACGACCAGTATCGATCATTTGATGCCTTTCCGTACGTTGACAGGACGTCAACATTTTTATATTGATCATGAGATCATGCTAGAGTTTGGCGAAGCTATGCCTACCTATAAACCGACGTTATCCCCAGTGTTATTTGCGGGCAAAGAATATAAACCCGAAGCAGAAGGTAAGGAAATTGTTTTGCGATATCTTACTCCTCATGGCAAATGGAATATACACAGTACCTATCAAGACAACCTGCATATGCTCACCTTATTTCGTGGTGGACCTCATGTATGGGTGAATCATCAAGATGCCTTGCAAGCCGATCTTAAGGATAATGATTGGGTGGAAGTATATAATCGTAATGGCGTAGTTTCTGCTAGGGTAGTAGTGAGCCATCGTATGCCTAGAGGAACTCTTTATATGTATCATGCACAAGATAAGCACATTAATGTTCCTGGTTCATCTATTACTGGTCAACGGGGCGGCACACACAATAGCCCTACTCGAGTTCATGTTAAGCCTACCCAGTGTATTGGCGGATACGCCCAGCTTAGCTATGGGTTTAACTATTACGGGCCAATTGGTAATCAGAGAGATATTTATGTTGCGGTTCGTAAGTTAAAGGAGGTGTCTTGGCTTGAAGATTAA
- the asrB gene encoding anaerobic sulfite reductase subunit AsrB: MNNTYLPFKSRIIKIIPHTAIDYTFLMEYKGDVKPGQFFEVSIPKYGEAPISVSEIGEGYVGLTIRKVGLVTNTIHELQEDGVLFLRGPYGNGFDINLFRSKEVIIAAGGTGLAPVKGVVDYFAENVNEVMSFSLIAGFKSPKDILYKDDFKKWQKTINVIVTVDGSEDEMYKGNTGLITNYVKDIQIENQAEANVIVVGPPIMIRFTVTEFLKRGIKEENIWVSYERKMCCGVAKCGHCKIDDTYICLEGPVFNYVKAKNFID; the protein is encoded by the coding sequence ATGAACAATACGTATCTACCTTTTAAATCCCGAATTATAAAAATAATTCCTCATACTGCGATTGATTATACTTTCTTGATGGAATATAAGGGCGATGTAAAGCCAGGACAATTTTTTGAAGTATCCATTCCTAAATATGGTGAAGCTCCGATCTCTGTAAGTGAAATCGGTGAGGGGTATGTTGGGCTGACAATTCGTAAAGTTGGCTTGGTTACCAATACGATTCATGAACTACAGGAAGATGGTGTACTATTTCTAAGGGGACCATATGGTAATGGTTTTGATATTAACTTGTTTCGATCAAAGGAAGTTATTATTGCTGCTGGTGGGACGGGATTAGCTCCTGTCAAAGGCGTTGTAGATTATTTCGCTGAGAATGTTAATGAAGTTATGTCTTTTTCACTGATTGCGGGATTCAAATCACCGAAAGATATACTGTATAAAGATGATTTTAAGAAGTGGCAAAAGACTATCAACGTTATAGTAACGGTCGATGGCTCAGAGGATGAAATGTATAAAGGAAACACGGGGCTCATTACAAATTATGTAAAGGATATTCAAATTGAAAATCAAGCAGAGGCAAATGTAATTGTTGTTGGTCCACCCATAATGATACGCTTTACTGTGACAGAATTTTTAAAAAGAGGGATTAAAGAAGAAAATATATGGGTGTCATACGAAAGAAAAATGTGCTGTGGTGTTGCTAAATGCGGACACTGTAAAATTGACGATACCTATATTTGTCTTGAAGGACCCGTATTTAATTATGTAAAAGCTAAGAATTTTATTGATTAA
- the narJ gene encoding nitrate reductase molybdenum cofactor assembly chaperone encodes MVLEVKTMVDKKMLQLLSILLQYPKNSWLKIDELRQLASELEHLPMRERVHSFLDYLEHNTCEELAEFYVSTFDFSEHCNLYITSLLCPDDQKRGQVLADLKGIYRQSGLEADSEELPDYLPMLLEFLAIANQESCKQVLEIVNPGIEKLWQQLLEKRSPYAALLEVCVGFTVPIACAETTHRGEGIS; translated from the coding sequence ATGGTATTAGAGGTGAAGACGATGGTAGATAAGAAAATGCTACAATTGCTATCTATTTTGCTTCAATATCCAAAAAACAGTTGGTTAAAAATTGATGAGTTACGTCAGCTGGCAAGTGAATTGGAACACTTGCCAATGAGGGAAAGGGTACATTCTTTTCTAGATTACTTGGAACATAATACTTGTGAGGAATTAGCTGAGTTTTATGTAAGTACCTTTGATTTTAGTGAACACTGTAATCTGTATATTACCTCCCTACTTTGTCCCGATGATCAAAAGCGTGGGCAAGTGCTAGCCGACTTAAAAGGTATCTACCGACAATCCGGACTTGAGGCAGATTCTGAGGAATTACCTGATTACCTTCCTATGCTGCTTGAATTTCTAGCCATTGCTAACCAGGAATCATGTAAACAAGTTTTAGAGATTGTAAATCCTGGTATTGAAAAACTATGGCAGCAACTTCTAGAAAAACGCAGTCCCTATGCTGCATTGCTTGAAGTTTGTGTAGGATTTACAGTGCCAATAGCATGTGCAGAAACTACCCACAGAGGAGAAGGTATATCATGA